One genomic segment of Coffea arabica cultivar ET-39 chromosome 6e, Coffea Arabica ET-39 HiFi, whole genome shotgun sequence includes these proteins:
- the LOC113695760 gene encoding calcium uptake protein, mitochondrial-like, which translates to TNKDVTLLPRPFSRQRAKTDLQFYFPETNRHRGPRSFTDAISAALSIGLGTLPAQSLNQQRLIFTKSNKTSSDSAWASTSGSTSSYNHSNNQKGSSASVLESVLRSLFSGAVVVASSLGLCYCYAFSGRHSQLSYADCGRGPADTESESQPNFLFKDTYRRKVFFNYEKRLRLQSPPEKVFDYFASFRSPSGEVFMTPADLMRAVVPVFPPSGATGVRGGYLKGEKSPGELNCAPSEFFMLFDTNNDGLISFAEYIFFVTLLSIPESSFSVAFKMFDLDNDGGIDREEFKKVMALMRMHNRQGAHHRDGMRTGLKVSSSVEDGGLLEYFFGKDGEGRLGREKFVQFLRDLHNDILRLEFAHYDWKSQGTISAKDFALSMVASADINHINKFLDRVDELNKEPNLKDVCITFEEFKNFAELRKRLRPFSLAIFSYGKVNGLLTKQDFQRAATQVCGISISDNLVDLVFYIFDTNRDGNLSSDEFLRVLQRRESNASQPRGAGDKGLFSCWFECTKKSSSSEIFI; encoded by the exons ACAAACAAGGATGTTACTCTCCTGCCCCGCCCCTTTTCTCGGCAGAGAGCTAAGACTGATCTACAATTCTACTTTCCTGAAACTAATCGCCACAGAGGCCCTCGGAGCTTCACAGACGCAATTTCTGCAGCCTTATCAATTGGGCTGGGCACTTTGCcag CACAAAGTCTCAACCAACAACGTTtgatcttcaccaaatcaaatAAAACGTCATCGGATTCAGCATGGGCTTCAACATCTGGGTCTACCAGTAGCTATAATCACAGTAATAATCAAAAGGGTAGCTCGGCCTCAGTTCTTGAATCAGTTCTGAGATCATTGTTTTCGGGGGCAGTCGTCGTTGCCTCGAGTTTAGGCCTTTGTTACTGTTATGCCTTTTCTGGTAGGCATTCGCAGCTCTCTTATGCTGATTGTGGAAGGGGCCCGGCAGATACAGAAAGTGAAAGCCAGCCTAATTTCTTATTTAAAG ATACATACAGGAGAAAGGTTTTCTTCAACTATGAGAAACGCCTGAGGTTGCAGAGTCCTCCTGAGAAG GTGTTTGATTACTTTGCATCTTTCCGATCCCCTTCTGGCGAGGTATTTATGACACCAGCAGATTTGATGCGAGCAGTTGTTCCTGTATTTCCTCCATCCGGGGCAACTGGTGTTCGTGGAGGATATCTGAAAGGAGAGAAGAGTCCTGGCGAGTTAAATTGCGCACCTTCAGAATTTTTTATGCTTTTTGATACCAATAATGATGGACTTATATCGTTTGCAGA GTATATTTTTTTCGTTACACTACTCAGCATACCAGAATCAAGTTTTTCGGTGGCATTCAAAATGTTTGACCTTGACAACGATGG AGGAATAGACAGAGAGGAATTTAAGAAAGTGATGGCCCTGATGCGGATGCATAACAGGCAAGGTGCTCACCACAGAGATGGGATGAGAACTGGATTGAAGGTTTCAAGTTCTGTAGAGGACGGAGGACTCCTAGAGTACTTTTTTGGCAAGGATGGTGAAGGTCGCCTTGGACGTGAAAAATTTGTTCAATTCTTAAGAGATCTGCATAATGAC ATTCTGCGGCTAGAGTTTGCCCATTACGACTGGAAATCACAGGGAACCATATCTGCTAAAGATTTTGCACTGTCCATGGTTGCATCTGCTGACATAAATCATATCAACAAGTTTCTTGATCGTGTTGATGAATTAAACAAAGAACCAAATCTCAAAGACGTGTGCATCACATTTGAAGAATTCAAGAATTTTGCTGAACTTCGGAAACGGCTCCGCCCATTCTCTCTGGCTATCTTCAGTTATGGAAAAGTCAATGGGTTACTAACAAAGCAAGATTTTCAAAGAGCTGCTACTCAA GTTTGTGGCATCTCCATCTCTGACAATCTTGTTGATCTCGTATTTTATATATTCGACACGAATCGTGATGGGAATCTAAGCTCAGACGAGTTTCTGAGGGTTCTTCAGAGACGGGAGTCGAACGCCTCACAGCCCAGGGGAGCAGGCGATAAGGGTTTGTTTTCTTGCTGGTTTGAATGTACAAAAAAAAGCTCTTCTTCAgagatttttatttga
- the LOC113695759 gene encoding uncharacterized protein codes for MDWCSWLSKANLEPSLTYEYGLSFTRNELEKEDLVYFNHEFLKSLGINVAKHRLEILKLVRKDVGGNLNGLSRLVLAFNKTKKLFVKKVGKWGFPSRNSTNHHAPSLDMCTYPTPWSGALRRFTSAKEDKPVIASRDVMKSGPLDSRVQQEKKMMLTNKCLSISGPLDGKLQDRWMLANWSPMRPGVTDGKGRDRHGYGNRSPGLYAPWEGRGMSPMRNHYYEGKVGYATDDGGPSLWSLMFQDLKPN; via the coding sequence ATGGATTGGTGCTCTTGGTTATCAAAAGCTAACCTTGAGCCATCCCTCACATACGAGTATGGTTTATCTTTCACCCGCAATGAGCTAGAGAAAGAGGATCTGGTATACTTTAACCACGAATTCCTCAAGAGTTTGGGCATCAATGTAGCTAAACACCGCCTGGAGATACTCAAGCTTGTCAGGAAGGATGTTGGAGGAAACCTCAATGGCCTTTCCAGGCTTGTGTTGGCATTCAACAAAACTAAAAAGCTCTTCGTCAAGAAAGTCGGCAAGTGGGGCTTTCCCAGCAGGAATTCGACTAATCATCACGCCCCTTCGTTGGATATGTGTACCTATCCAACACCGTGGAGCGGAGCACTCAGGCGGTTTACTAGTGCAAAGGAGGACAAACCAGTGATCGCAAGCAGGGATGTGATGAAATCAGGGCCTTTAGATAGCAGAGTGCAACAAGAGAAGAAGATGATGTTGACTAATAAATGCCTTAGTATATCGGGTCCTCTGGATGGGAAGCTACAAGATAGATGGATGCTCGCCAACTGGAGCCCGATGAGACCCGGAGTCACTGATGGAAAAGGAAGAGACAGGCATGGGTATGGAAACAGGAGTCCTGGCTTGTATGCACCGTGGGAAGGAAGAGGTATGAGCCCAATGCGGAATCACTATTACGAGGGAAAGGTGGGGTATGCTACTGATGATGGAGGTCCTTCACTATGGTCCTTAATGTTTC
- the LOC113695761 gene encoding protein ALP1-like produces MAAATTAGRKRRKKAKTKSKSKSKSKKPKTAPQPPPPLPLQPTTSSNHHEDLSNLIPHLVTATYSAISFLRHQDLHLLPSQSLSLESLLCSTSTSFSKLLSLTYFCPESLPPPPPLPPPPAQCWFDRFLTSAAADYDPRWTHFFNLSKPSFTLLLRLLTPSLSSLSPLPPNFALAATLFRLAHSASFSAVSRRFNIDSPAACRAFYTVCKAINENLGHLFEFKSDINRIIVGFGWISLPNCCGVLGLEKFKLDGDLLGENGSLVVQALVDSEGRFLDVSAGWPSTLTPEKVLRQSKLLSGVEETKEYLNGPSFELSDGNSIPQYILGDSCFPLLPWLLTPYKKLDENAGLNSSEMAFNSVHSSGMELVRMAFGRVRKRWKLVAKKWSEQCVEAFPFVIVTCCLLHNFLIKCSEAVQDEDAECSRDQEFPVFDGEVDESGKRIRDALASHLGRANERR; encoded by the coding sequence ATGGCGGCAGCCACCACCGCtggcagaaaaagaagaaagaaagctaaaaccaaatccaaatccaaatccaaatccaaaaagcCCAAAACTGCACCCCAACCCCCACCCCCACTCCCACTCCAGCCCACCACCAGTAGTAACCACCATGAAGACCTATCAAACCTCATTCCCCACCTCGTCACTGCTACCTACAGCGCCATTTCCTTTCTCCGCCACCAAGACCTTCACCTCCTCCCCTCCCAATCTCTCTCCCTCGAATCCCTTCTTTGTTCCACTTCCACCAGCTTCTCTAAACtcctctccctcacctattttTGTCCGGAATCACTCCCCCCGCCGCCGCCACTACCTCCTCCGCCGGCACAGTGTTGGTTTGACAGGTTCCTCACCTCCGCCGCTGCTGACTACGATCCCCGGTGGACCCACTTCTTCAATCTGTCCAAGCCTTCATTTACCCTCCTCCTCCGCCTGCTCACTCCTTCTCTCTCCTCCCTCTCTCCTCTTCCCCCTAACTTCGCCCTTGCAGCCACCCTTTTTCGGCTAGCTCACTCCGCTTCCTTCTCTGCAGTCTCCCGCCGCTTCAACATTGACTCACCCGCCGCCTGCCGCGCCTTTTACACGGTCTGCAAAGCCATCAATGAAAATCTCGGTCATTTGTTTGAATTTAAGTCGGATATCAACCGCATTATCGTGGGTTTTGGGTGGATTTCTCTGCCAAATTGCTGTGGCGTTCTGGGGTTGGAGAAATTCAAATTGGATGGTGATTTATTGGGTGAAAACGGGTCTTTGGTAGTGCAAGCTCTCGTGGACTCTGAAGGGAGATTCTTGGATGTTTCAGCTGGGTGGCCTAGCACTCTGACACCCGAAAAGGTTCTTCGACAGTCGAAGCTTTTGTCGGGCGTTGAGGAGACGAAAGAGTACTTAAATGGGCCATCTTTTGAGCTTAGTGATGGAAATTCAATCCCGCAATATATTTTGGGGGACTCCTGTTTTCCACTATTGCCTTGGCTTTTAACGCCTTATAAGAAATTGGATGAAAATGCTGGTTTGAATTCCTCCGAAATGGCTTTTAATTCAGTTCATAGTAGTGGGATGGAGTTGGTGAGGATGGCATTTGGGAGAGTGAGAAAAAGGTGGAAACTTGTGGCGAAGAAATGGAGTGAGCAGTGTGTTGAGGCTTTTCCATTTGTAATTGTTACGTGTTGTTTGCTGCACAATTTTCTCATAAAGTGCAGTGAAGCAGTGCAGGATGAAGATGCAGAGTGCTCGAGAGATCAAGAGTTTCCAGTGTTTGATGGAGAGGTAGATGAGAGTGGGAAGAGGATTAGAGATGCTCTTGCTTCCCATTTGGGTAGGGCGAATGAGAGGAGATAG